One window of the Salminus brasiliensis chromosome 1, fSalBra1.hap2, whole genome shotgun sequence genome contains the following:
- the LOC140565486 gene encoding putative nuclease HARBI1, producing the protein MSYGGAVWLAVQEDLYRGVSSGSGRKSTSSSSSSSSSTSTSSSTSTTTSSSSSTNPRSSNTVKRISEESRNCLGGLDDYFLSQGFHFSRPCLTFLIDYIKSRMRKDVFRPVNDTPSIEAMTLATLYFYAHGFLPRKITDMLGLEQTAACEAVNTISKVLADMSQSFITFPGSYNDRMGVAQGFKNISGIPNVVGVLGYLHVKVTPPPTKESLYLNAVGYHSVMVQIISDVDGNLLSVEQCCPGGTLEKAVWERSNICKEFSSFQHGQTWLVGGKGLPQSRHMLTPVHRAQIKTSAARRFNAAHSEVLSSTQHIFGCLKTRFQCLRDLGAVQANRLEPVARIVTACCVLHNISKKFSVPLPREPVLEPLHPVQEVRKDGEENSLCCMEETQEDMIEMCFGNAGDEEEQAKKKDVEDMPKQNKAHS; encoded by the exons ATGTCTTATGGTGGAGCGGTGTGGCTCGCTGTTCAGGAGGACCTGTACAGAGGTGTCAGTAGCGGATCAGGTCGTAAAAGTaccagtagcagtagcagtagcagtagcagtaccagtaccagtagCAGTACCAgtaccaccaccagcagcagcagcagtaccaATCCCCGGAGCTCCAACACAGTCAAGCGCATCAGTGAGGAGTCCAGAAATTGCCTGGGCGGCTTAGATGACTACTTTCTGTCCCAGGGGTTTCATTTTTCTCGGCCATGTCTAACCTTTCTAATCGACTATATTAAATCTCGCATGAGGAAAGATGTGTTTCGACCCGTTAACGACACGCCCTCGATTGAAGCCATGACATTAGCAACACTGTACTTCTATGCACACGGGTTTTTACCGAGGAAGATCACAGACATGCTGGGCTTGGAGCAGACAGCCGCCTGCGAGGCGGTAAACACCATATCTAAAGTCCTGGCCGACATGTCCCAGAGCTTCATCACATTTCCAGGCAGCTACAATGACCGTATGGGTGTAGCTCAGGGATTTAAAAACATAAGTGGCATCCCAAACGTGGTGGGAGTGTTGGGTTATTTGCATGTAAAAGTGACCCCTCCTCCCACTAAAGAAAGCCTTTACCTCAACGCTGTGGGTTACCATTCAGTCATGGTGCAGATCATAAGTGATGTGGATGGCAATCTGCTCAGTGTTGAGCAGTGTTGTCCTGGAGGGACTCTGGAAAAGGCTGTTTGGGAAAGGTCAAACATTTGCAAGGAGTTCAGCAGTTTTCAGCATGGTCAGACATGGCTTGTTG GTGGCAAAGGTCTGCCTCAAAGTAGGCATATGTTAACCCCTGTGCATCGCGCTCAAATCAAGACCAGTGCAGCCAGACGTTTCAACGCAGCTCATTCTGAGGTCCTGAGCTCCACCCAACACATCTTTGGTTGCCTAAAAACACGCTTCCAGTGCCTGCGTGACCTTGGAGCTGTGCAGGCCAACAGGCTTGAGCCAGTTGCTCGCATAGTCACAGCTTGCTGCGTGCTCCACAACATCTCTAAGAAGTTCTCTGTGCCTTTACCCAGGGAGCCAGTGTTAGAGCCTCTACACCCGGTTCAGGAAGtgaggaaagatggagaagaGAACTCATTGTGCTGCATGGAAGAGACACAAGAAGACATGATAGAAATGTGTTTTGGTAATGCTGGCGATGAGGAGGAGCAAGCCAAGAAGAAGGATGTGGAGGACATGCCCAAACAAAATAAGGCTCACAGTTGA